In Salarias fasciatus unplaced genomic scaffold, fSalaFa1.1, whole genome shotgun sequence, the following are encoded in one genomic region:
- the LOC115384413 gene encoding tetratricopeptide repeat protein 22-like yields MESHTEEDIEELIEDMDYIPGHFHLELNLNCDPVGPVRLRHRNTYLKQESLQTELEAEVGYLQYAVRNLLGLLAFHLEQLDKAEEIFRGICKEDPGNLNAWANLGYVYDKLGRELDAGECVDKVSHLMGVDAGEASQDETRILAARCLAEQAYVYPYDVELDSEDELRERLKAALTLYNRALDYGGHLIPMEEKRSWYFKMATIYIRLDEIIRTEGDSEYSRLSHYNKGLKLLTETLESEKMQHKALAWCYVGLMLERKDEFSSVPMSIHDCGYSASDPLSCYGTAIKMASGDAFTLNLLAKVFFLLGKHEMATGICNMALSVLPDPELNWQAYCTHAKINIILYIRDLEKAKQGEGGIPDRQHLTDARKDLDKVLAVRPCLRTHLEMAQVYYYMGVDALQETLLVDESAVNSALVSLSHALQFELSNSLPDLHVLRGRCLLLKGEEQNAADCFKLAVDLERPGSRDATALRCLLQALLTLFMQGGHDPSPAINQLELWVHKAEKIYPQDVVETELRWLYRTHTEEVTELSRALIRAGRLELVRKLLETVVPKQLTKKKTVARSYSYT; encoded by the exons ATGGAGTCACACACCGAAGAGGACATTGAGGAGCTCATTGAGGACATGGATTACATTCCTGGCCACTTTCATTTGGAGCTCAATCTTAATTGTGATCCTGTTGGACCTGTGAGGCTACGCCATAGAAACACTTATCTAAAACAGGAGAGCCTGCAAACTGAGCTAGAAGCTGAGGTCGGATATCTACAATATGCCGTCAGAAATCTTCTGGGCCTTCTGGCTTTTCATCTTGAGCAGCTGGACAAGGCGGAGGAAATATTCAG GGGCATTTGTAAAGAGGATCCTGGGAACCTCAATGCATGGGCCAACCTGGGCTATGTGTATGACAAGCTGGGGCGAGAGCTGGATGCAGGGGAGTGTGTTGATAAAGTTTCCCACCTAATGGGTGTGGATGCTGGAGAGGCCTCTCAGGATGAGACCAGGATACTGGCGGCAAGGTGTCTCGCCGAACAGGCCTATGTTTATCCGTATGATGTGGAGCTGGACAGTGAGGACGAGCTAAGAGAGAGACTGAAGGCAGCACTCACACTTTATAACAGAGCCCTGGATTATGGAGGTCATCTG ATACCAATGGAAGAAAAACGTAGCTGGTACTTTAAAATGGCAACTATCTACATAAG GCTTGATGAAATAATAAGAACTGAAGGTGATTCTGAATACTCAAGGCTTTCTCACTACAACAAGGGACTCAAACTTCTCACGGAAACACTGGAGTCAgagaaaatgcaacacaaag CTTTAGCCTGGTGTTATGTTGGCctcatgttggagagaaaagACGAGTTTTCTTCTGTGCCCATGTCCATACATGATTGCGGCTACTCAGCTTCTGACCCCTTGTCCTGCTATGGAACA GCTATAAAAATGGCAAGTGGTGATGCCTTCACTCTGAACCTTCTGGCTAAAGTCTTCTTTCTGCTGGGCAAACATGAGATGGCCACAGGGATCTGCAACATGGCGCTAAGCGTGCTGCCAGATCCAGAGCTCAACTGGCAGGCTTACTGTACCCATGCAAAG ATCAACATAATCCTGTACATCAGAGACCTAGAGAAGGCGAAGCAAGGTGAAGGTGGAATCCCAGACCGACAACACCTAACTGATGCAAGAAAAGACTTGGACAAGGTGCTCGCTGTACGTCCATGTCTGAGGACTCATTTAGAGATGGCACAG GTGTACTACTACATGGGTGTAGATGCACTCCAGGAGACACTTTTAGTGGATGAGAGTGCAGTAAATAGTGCTTTGGTGAGTCTTTCTCATGCCCTACAGTTTGAGCTAAGCAACAGCTTGCCAGACCTCCATGTGCTCAGAGGACGTTGCCTCCTCCTGAAGGGCGAGGAGCAGAATGCTGCAGACTGTTTCAAGTTAGCTGTGGATTTGGAGAGACCTGGGAGCAGAGACGCCACAGCCCTGCGCTGCCTCCTACAGGCCCTCCTGACTCTGTTCATGCAGGGAGGCCATGATCCCAGCCCTGCCATTAACCAACTGGAGCTCTGGGTGCATAAAGCAGAGAAGATCTACCCTCAGGACGTAGTGGAAACCGAATTGAGGTGGCTTTACAGGACGCATACAGAAGAGGTCACAGAGTTATCAAGGGCTCTGATCAGGGCAGGAAGGCTGGAACTGGTCAGGAAGCTTCTGGAAACCGTGGTTCCTAAACAGCTGACTAAGAAGAAAACAGTGGCAAGATCGTACTCCTACACATGA